One Ciconia boyciana chromosome 9, ASM3463844v1, whole genome shotgun sequence genomic window carries:
- the SPIRE2 gene encoding protein spire homolog 2 isoform X2: MVQSLGFAIYRALDWGLDENEERELSPRLEQLIDLMTNSDSEDSGCGTADEGYGGQEEEEEGGEGPLRAVRTFGQAMRCCAARLADPAEAQAHYQAVCRALFAETVELKAFLAKIRDAKEMLQKLKEDEEAEERPAAELGSLRNTDWARLWVQLMRELRHGVKLKKVQEKQFNPLPTEYQLTPFEMLMQDIRARNYKLRKVMVDGDIPPRVKKDAHELILDFIRSRPPLKHASERRLRPLPQKQRTLHEKILEEIRQERKLRPVEKPYRGQKGYSSLPCIPHACSGRLASSSCLELSRSPASTAPVRPRPRVLLKAPTLAEMEEMNISEEEDSPGTDVPLKRDRSFSEQDLAQLQSQLGGSQPAPREPEPLQPEPRPRSGVQPPRGEPGPHRGGDDQCAQGAGEGRDGEVPAEQGAVQQPAEGEGLLLLQGQVPPLLLARGMPLLQAVGLQLLQPEDEDAFQEAGSHPRLRAGLREPPGLAAGQSPATAEERDLPLALGHMLAPGGRGVPPHLRPRLRPARRLQRLRRLRHRRHLLQPPQRGRPQRCAAPRQGPLPLR, encoded by the exons ATGGTGCAGTCGTTGGGCTTCGCCATCTACCGGGCGCTGGACTGGGGGCTGGATGAGAACGAGGAGCGGGAGCTGAGCCCGCGGCTGGAGCAGCTCATCGACCTGATGACCAACAGCGACTCGGAGGACAGCGGCTGCGGCACGGCCGACGAGGGCtatggggggcaggaggaggaggaggaggggggcgaGGGGCCGCTGCGCGCCGTGCGCACCTTCGGGCAGGCCATGCGGTGCTGTGCCGCCCGCCTGGCCGACCCCGCCGAGGCCCAGGCGCACTACCAGGCCGTCTGCCGGGCGCTCTTCGCCGAGACCGTGGAGCTGAAAGCCTTCCTCGCCAAGATCCGTGACGCCAAGGAG AtgctgcagaagctgaaggaggatgaggaggcgGAGGAGCGGCCGGCAGCCGAGCTGGGCAGCCTGCGCAACACCGACTGG GCCCGGCTGTGGGTGCAGCTGATGCGGGAGCTGCGGCACGGCGTGAAGCTGAAGaaggtgcaggagaagcagtTCAACCCCCTGCCCACCGAGTACCAGCTCACCCCCTTCGAGATGCTCATGCAGGACATCCGCGCCCGCAACTACAAACTCCGCAAGGTCATG GTGGACGGAGACATCCCCCCTCGGGTGAAGAAGGACGCCCACGAGCTCATCCTCGACTTCATCCGCTCCCGGCCCCCGCTGAAGCAC GCGTCAGAGCGGCGGCTGCGGCCCCTGCCCCAGAAGCAGAGGACGCTCCATGAGAAGATCCTGGAGGAGatcaggcaggagaggaagcttCGGCCCGTGGAGAAGCCGTACCGCGGCCAGAAAG GCTacagctccctgccctgcatCCCCCATGCCTGCTCGGGCCGCCtggcctccagctcctgcctcgAGCTCTCCCGGTCCCCGGCGAGCACCGCGCCGGTACGCCCGCGGCCCCGCGTCCTGCTCAAGGCACCCACCCTGGCCGAGATGGAGGAGATGAACATCTCCGAG GAGGAGGACTCTCCGGGCACGGACGTGCCGCTGAAGCGGGACCGCTCTTTCTCGGAGCAGGACCTGGcgcagctgcagagccagctggggGGCAGCCAGCCTGCGCCCCGGGAGCCGGAGCCGCTGCAGcccgagccccggccccgctcag GAGTTCAGCCACCCCGTGGAGAGCCTGGCCCTCACCGTGGAGGAGATGATCAATGTGCGCAGGGTGCTGGTGAAGGCCGAGATGGAGAAGTTCCTGCAGAGCAAGGAGCTGTACAGCAGCCTGCGGAAGGGGAAG gtctgctgctgctgcagggccaAGTTCCCCCTCTTCTCCTGGCCCGCGGCATGCCTCTTCTGCAAGCG GTCggtctgcagctcctgcagcctgaAG ATGAAGATGCCTTCCAAGAAGCTGGCTCACATCCCCGTCTACGCGCTGGGCTTCGAGAGCCTCCCGGGCTCGCTGCTGGCCAAAGCCCTGCCACTGCGGAGGAGAGAGACCTTCCA CTCGCTCTCGGGCACATGCTGGCGCCGGGTGGAAGAGGAGTTCCCCCACATCTACGCCCAAGGCTCCGTCCTGCGCGACGTCTGCAGCGACTGCGCCGGCTTCGTCACCGACGTCATCTGCTCCAGCCGCCGCAGCGTGGCCGTCCTCAACgctgcgccgcgccgcgccaAGGCCCGCTCCCTCTACGGTGA